The segment CCCTGGATGAATTTGTGGGGCAGGAGCACTTCATTGGTGAAGGCAAACTGCTGCGTCGGATGCTGCTGGCAGATCGCCTGAACTCCCTTGTTTTCTATGGCCCGGCTGGCACGGGCAAAACTGCTCTGGCGCAGGTTATTGCCCATCATTCAAAAAGCCATTTTCAGCCAATGAATGCGGTTTCTGCGGGCAGCAAAGAAGTACGTGAGGTACTGGAACATGCCCGCCAACGCCTGGACCTGCATGGCGAACGGACCATCCTGTTTCTTGACGAAATCCATCGCTTCAACAAGGCACAGCAGGATATTCTGTTGCCAGATGTTGAAGATGGGGTGGTTATTCTGATCGGTGCTACCACAGAAAATCCATTCTTCTCAATCAATACTCCCTTGCTGAGCCGCAGTCAGATTTTCACGTTTGAGCCGCTCAGCAAAGAACATATCAAACGATTGATTCAGCGTGCACTGAAAGATACCGAGCGTGGGTTCGGTGAACTTCAGATTCAGCTTGATCCCGATGCACTGGAGTTCCTGGCAACAATGGCCGATGGCGACGCGCGTCGAGCATTGACCGCATTGGAAATCGGTGTCCGATCTTCGCTGGAAGAGCCAATCCACATTACACTGGAAGTGGCCCAGGAGAGCATCCAGCGAAAGCTGATCGGCTTCGACCCCACGGGGGATACGCACTACGACCTGGCCAGTGCCTTCATCAAAAGCATGCGTGGCAGCGATCCCAACGCAGCGATGTACTGGCTGGCACGAATGCTGGAAGCTGGCGAAGATCCTCGATTTATTGCCCGCCGGATCGTCATCTGTGCGTCCGAAGATGTTGGCAACGCCGATCCAATGGCTCTACTCGTGGCCCACGGTGCCTGGCAATCGGTTGAGGCGGTCGGGCTGCCGGAATGTCAATTGGCATTAGCCCAGGCGGTGGCCTACATCGCCTGTGCCCCAAAATCAAACCGAGTGACACTGGCCATCATGCAGGCGCGAAAAGATGCCCGCGATGGACAGACTATCCCCGTACCAAAGCATTTGAAAGACGCCCACTACGCGGGTGCAAAAACGTTTGAGCACGGTGTGGATTATCAGTATGCCCACGATTTTTCCGGGGGCTTTGTGCAGCAGGAATACCTTGGTGTCGAACGGTGCTATTACGAACCAACAGATCGCGGCAAAGAAGCAGAAATGCTAGCCACTCTGCAGCGACTGTTTCCCCAGCTGTACAAGCAAACTGGTGGCACTCAGGATTCACCACCCTCAACAATTGAACAGAACGACAACCCATAATGATGAGCGGATTTAATCAGTTTTGAAATTCATGGCGCATTTTCTCCTGAATAAGTTTGTTCATTGTTACCGATTCGCGACAACAATTGAGCATGAAATTATTTTCATGCATATATAATATATCCACGTGCCTGTAAAAAAATACAATTTTTCTTGCAAAACGACTGAACACACCAAGAATCATTTGTCACAAGACTATATCCTGAAGTAACTTACATTCATCAAAACTTTTTTGTGAATTCTTGCAAAATAGCGATCACCCCCACTGTTTTGCAGTTGGGATTCCGCAAAATTCATCACTTTCTCATGAATTCCTGATCAACTTCACAATGGCATCATGTCCATGCAAAGATGCCATTGAAAGCGTTCCTTAACTATCTCAACAACGTGAATCGCAAGTGAAGCACGTAATGCCCTGACCAGGATCGCAGGTTTGCGTAATCGTTAAAGTCGCTACATTTGGTCTATTTTCGCACACGAACTGCGAAAAATTGTGCTTGCCACGACGAAAAAAGCGTTTAGCCTGAAGATATTGGGAATAATCCGCACAGATTGCCCAACAGGAACTATACTACACGCACATACATCCAGGAGTAACGATGATTCGAACACAATATCGGCAGTGGCTATTTGCTTCTGCCTGCCTGCTGGCAATATCCACGTCAACCATGGGTGCAGAACCCACCACGGCAGACTTGCAAAAAGCTGTGGACAGTTTGAACCAAGCCACCACAGAACTTAAAAAATTGCAGGCAGAATTGCAGAAAATCCCTGTTCTGGAAACAAGTATCGATGATAATCGCCGTCGCTTAATTAAGCTTGAAAACGATATCAAAATGCTGACAGAATCGGTGGAATCATTGAAGGCAGCTAAGAAATCGACATCGTTACGTCCGGATAACACCGCAACAAAAGGCATGGGGCGTTTTCGCCTGATCAACGATTTTGTAGAAGAGCAATCGGTGCTGGTGAATGGCGTTGCCTATCGCCTGCTACCCGGTGAAGAACGAGTGATTCCTGTAGCTGCGGGCGAATTCAGCTATCAAGTGCTGCAAGTTCAACGCCGCCCTCAGGTGCGTCAGATCAGTGTCGATGAAATCAAAACGGTCCGCATCTATCCCGTCGACTAAGCCATTCGTAACTGCTTACCAAACAGGCAGTTCAGTCTAATGATCACACCACGTTCCCGTGCCCGCAGGTGGGGCCTGCTACTCAGTAATTTTGCCGTCTGGGCGATTCTGCTGGTTGAATTTGTGATCATCATTCCAGCTTATGAGAAATTTTTCATCAAAGAAGGGCAGCCAATCGATCAATCCATTAATTGGATGTGGAAATTGTCTCACTGGTGCACCACACACCTGATTCAGGTGGGGTTGGCATTTCTGATCTTCATTCTGTTTGCCTGGTTTCTGCTTGGAAAAGCGGAAGATGCCTACCAGCAAGCAGTTGCGACCAATTTACCCACCCGCAAACCGCTGTTGGTGCGAAACCTCGTCTGCCTGATCCTTTTTGGTTTCCCAGTGGGAATCTTTTTGTATTGCTGGTTCCGTCTGGCCCCACTTCTGTAAAAAAACTGCATTGTCATGCGGATACTTTGATGAAGGCACCAGAACCTTGGACAATCACGATCGATGGGCCCGCCGGTTCTGGCAAAAGCACCGTTGCCAAGGCACTTGCGGCAGAACTTGGCGTCACCTATCTCAATACGGGTGCCATGTATCGTGCGGTAGCGTTGGCTTGTCAACGGGGCAATATTGCTTACGACCAGCAGGATCAGGTGACTGACCTGCTGCAGACCACCACGCTGGCCCAAGTGGGTGACCGAATCATCCTGAATGGCACTGATGAAACGGAAACCCTGGATGCGTACGGTACCGAAGCAAGCAAAATTGCCGTGTTTCCATACGTCCGCACCTTTCTGGTGAACATTCAACAACAAATTGGACAGCAGCAGAACCTGGTTTCCGATGGTCGAGATCAGGGTACGGTGGTATTTCCAAACGCTGCACTAAAATTTTACATTATCGCCACTGCCGAAGTGCGTGCAGAACGACGACTCCAAAAACTAAAGCTGGATGGAAGAACAGCCGATTTCGAGCAATTGCGTCTCGAATTCATTGAACGCGACTGCCGCGATATGACCCGTAGCGCTGGCCCACTGGTACGCCCACGTGGGGCAACGGTTATTTGCACCGATCATTACAGCGAAACCGAATTACTGAACCTACTATTGAAGGAAGTGCGTGCATGTTGCCTTGGATAGCACGTCGTTGGTACGATTTTGCCTATTTTGCCTGTACTGGCTGGGCCAGCATCATGCACGGTCTGCGTGTCGCAGGTACTGCAAATATCCCACGGACTGGTCCGGTGATGCTGCTGTCGAACCACCAGTCGTTTATGGATCCCCCTCTGGTGGGCCTGGGGGCGAATCGCTACCTCAGTTATCTTGCACGCCGCACCCTGTTTCGGAACCCGCGCTTTAAGGCGTTTATCGAAAGCCTGGATGCCATTCCGATCGATCATAAAGGGTTTTCAAAAGAAGGTATCCAGATTGTGCTGGATAAACTGGACAAAAATTGTGCCATTCTGATGTTTCCGGAAGGCGAACGCACCCACGATGGGGAAGTTCACCCAATTAAGCCTGGAATTTCATTAATTTTGCGGCGATCTAAGGCCCCAATTGTACCGGTGGGTATTGCAGGTGCCTATTACGCACTGAACAGGTTTATGAAAATCCCCCGCCTGGCACCGATTTTTTTACCGTGGTGCTCAGCACGGATTGCGGTGTGCTACGGGAAGGCAATCTATCCCCACGAAATAGAACATATGGGCCGCGAGGAATTATTAGATTTTCTTCACAAAAAAATGGTGGAACAGTTCGAACGGGCAAAGATGCTGCAACTAGGTGTGCAGAAACAGTTTCTGGAACAGGAATAGATCATTAAGGTTTCTTAATGATTAAATTACAGATTCATCCCAAGCAGAAACTCGGCATTGGTCTTGTTGCGTTTCAGGCGGCTCAGCAACATTTCCATCGCTTCAGTGGGGCTCATATCTGAAAGTACCCGACGCAACAGACGGCTGCGTTCGAGTTCTTCCGGGTGCACCAACAATTCTTCTTTACGAGTTCCAGAGCGTGTAACATCGATTGCAGGCCAGATCCGTTTGTCGACCAGACGGCGATCGAGGTGGACTTCCATGTTACCGGTACCTTTGAACTCTTCAAAGATCACATCGTCCATGCGGCTGCCAGTATCGATCAGTGCGGTAGCAATAATCGTCAGCGAACCACCTTCTTCCACGTTACGTGCTGCACCGAAGAAGCGTTTGGGTTTCTGCATGGCGTTGGAATCGAGACCACCAGAGAGCAGTTTCCCGCCCCCAGGTGCTTCGGTATTGTAAGCACGTGCCAGACGCGTGATGGAATCCATCAGAATTACCACATCCTTTTTACGTTCCACTAATCGTTTCGCTTTTTCAAGCACGATTTCGCTGACGCGGATATGTTGATCGGAAGGTTCATCAAAGGTGCTGGCAACCACTTCGACGTTTTTGCCCACCACCACGCGTTGCATGTCCGTCACTTCTTCTGGTCGTTCATCGATCAGCAGGATGATGACATAGCAATCGGGGTGGTTCTTCAGGATGGATAATGCCATCCGTTGCAGCAGAACTGTTTTACCCGCACGTGGGGGAGAAACGATCAGACCCCGCTGTCCCTTTCCAATCGGTGTCGTCAGGTCGACCACGCGACCGGAATATTCTTCCGGCGTGGTTTCCAGAATAAACCGTGCATCGGGGTGAAGCGGTGTCAGGTCTTCGAAGTTGGTGATGTTGTTCGATTGCTCGGGAGATTCGTTGTTGACGAGTTCAACCTGCATCAAAGCAAAGTTGTCCTGGCCTTCCACGGGTAAGCGAATCGGCCCTTCCACCACAAGACCGGTTTTCAGGCCCATACGACGGATCTGGCTGGGAGATACGTAAATATCTTCCGGTGATGCCAGATAGCTGTGAGCCTGGCTACGCAGGAAGCCGTAACCATCGGTCAGGACTTCCAGGGTACCAGAACCACGAACCACTTCGCCACGTTCGATCTGACGACGGACAATCGCCACGATCAGTTGTGCACGGTTCATACCAGAATGTTCGCCAATCCCTTCGGCTTCTGCCTGTGCAAACAGTTTTTGCATGGGCAGGCGGTACAGGTCGTCGAGTTTCATCCCACTGCCCGCACCCGTGGCTGTGGGATCACCACTGGGTACAGGGTTGGAATGCATCGACATGGGGCTACTGGTTGGTGGACGGCGAATAATACGATCCCCACTCATGGGTGTACGACGGCGAGCGGGTGCGGCCTTTTGGGGGCCTTCGTCGCTGTTGGCGACGGGCATAGGATCTTCCTCAAGTAAAAGTGAATAAAGGTTAACTGGCGATTAAGTTCTCGTTAAGTCGGTTCATTATCACATGAAATGAACATGTCCAGGTAGCTGCGCGATCAGTTGTTGATTGTCCAAGTAACAAGGAGTTTATCATCCGTTTTCCATCCATGGAACAATCAGAATCTACCAGAAAAATCTTCGATTTGCCCAACATTGGGACAAACGAACAAGTATCGAATATTGGTGCCGTGTCGTGCCAAAATGGAAAAAATACCGATCAACAAGTGCTTAATACCTAAGTTGGTAGTACCCAAATGAAACGAACCGGAAACAATACACGGTTTATGGTAGTGGCATATTGCCGAAACAAAAGTGGCATTCGACCAAACTGGTCATCGCATCCACGATAAAGGGATCATAACAGCAAATTGGAATTTTGTCCAGAGAAGAAAATGCTGATCTGGAAAAAAAATGAAATTTGTGAAAATCAGCAATGTGCAAATTGATCAGATTTATTTGCATACCACCACTGCCAAGTACAAAGTTTTTCGATTGATTCTTGTAACCTATTCATGTCCAGCTGTGTTATTTCATTGGCATCATCCGGTGTAGTTCAGCAGAAACTGAACCGGTACTTTTTTCATCCGAACAAGCGTTTGCGGTAGTGGCAAATACTGATCTTGCGATTACAGCAACAACTTTCCATAGAGAGTGTCAACATGATTTGGATTTCCACTGTAACAAGCACTCACCGTCGATATACCTGGATCTTGGTGGTGGGCATGATGTTCACTTTCACGACACACCCACCAGCAATTTTTGCCCAGGAAACAAGTACAAAACGATGGAAAGTGGGTGGGGTTGATCGTGAAGGGCTTGTCTACGTACCTACAAAAGCGAAAACTGCTCCGACTCCGATTGTTTTTGTCTTTCACGGTCACGGTGGGTCCAGCAGGAATGCATTTAACAGTTTTGCGATGCACAAAGCATGGCCAGAAGCAATTTCAGTTTATCTGCAGGGGTTGAATACACCAGGTCAACTCACGGATCCCGAAGGAAAGAAAACTGGCTGGCAAAGTAAAGCCGGAGACCAGAATGATCGCGACTTGAAATTTTTTGATACAGTTCTCGATTCCCTGAAAGCAGAATTCAAAGTGGATGAGAAACGCATTTACTCAACCGGCCATTCCAATGGTGGTGGCTTCACATACCTTCTGTGGGCAGAACGAGGCGATCGTTTCGCAGCTATGGCCCCTTCTGCAGCGGTTGGCATGCGGAGTTTGCCAAACCTGAAACCGAAACCGATGTTCCATATCGCCAGTGAGAATGATCCTCTCGTGAAATATGCCTGGCAGAAAAGGATGATCGAAAGTATCCAGAAGCTCAATGCCACGACAGGTTCAAAGCTCAGCGAAACGAGCAAGAACTGCACACTTTATCCCTCCAAAGACGGAAACGATGTGGTCGTTTTCATGCACGATGGAGGCCACAAATTTGCTGGCAAGGATGCTGTTGCTGCAATGGTGCAGTTTTTTCAGCAACATCCCAAAAAGTGAGTGAAGAGAGAACTTCAATGCTCGGCTGGATCTTCAGATTATTCAGAAAACGTTGTCCGCAATGTGGTTGTCGCAGACTCCGGGAGTCGCGATTAGAAAACCAGAAATCGACAATCTGCTACATACCAACAAATGTATTGTCGGTAAATGTGGTGCCCAGGTACTCGTTAATAGCAATCGGATCGTTAATCAGTTGGGCGGGGGTGCCTTTCGTCACCACTTTGCCGTCCTTGATCAGATAACTGCGGTCGGTAATTTTCAGCACCTCGCGCACGTTGTGGTCGGTCAGGAGGATGCCGATGCCATGTTCCGCCAGGTCGCGGATATTTTTCCGGATATCTTCCGTGGTTTTGGGGTCCACTGCCGCAAACGGCTCATCCAGCAAAATCAACAGTGGCTCGCATGCGAGACAGCGGGCAATTTCCAGTCGGCGTTTTTCCCCACCAGAACAGCGTGCGGCTGTATTGTGCCGCACGTGCGTCAGTTGAAAACGCTCCAGCATCTCTTCGGTGCGGTCCCACCGTTCTTTCCTGGTCAGCTTCCTTTGCAGGCTTCTACTCTGAGGCAGTGCCTCCAGAATTGCCAGTAAGTTCTTTTCCACAGTCAACTTACGGAAAATACTCTGTTCCTGTGTCAAATACCCCATCCCCAGACGGGCCCGACGAAACATCGGCAGGGTGGTGACATTTTCACCAGCAAACGTCACCAGCCCATCGTTCGGGGTAATCTGCCCAGTGGTCATCCGAAAGCTGGTGGTTTTCCCAGCACCGTTGGGGCCCAGCAATCCAACGACCTCGCCCGCATTTACTTCAAACGAAACTCCATCGACAACTTTTCGTTTGCCGTAAATCTTCACCAAACCTTGTGCTTCCAGCAACGCCATCGGTGCACTCCTGCAACCTGGTTGACAATATGACGATACAATGATGCCGCAATAACACGATATTGCTATGTGCCAATATCGTTACGCAGTGCGATCGTTTGATCGAAATCACCGACTATTCTAATAAGCGCGGGCAATGATCACTCGTTTCTTTGACGGTTTACCCGTGACGATGCATTTCCCTTCCGATTCTGGTTCATCAAATGGAATACAGCGAATGGTGCACCGCGTTTCTTCCTGAATCCGGTCTTCCGTTTCGCGAGTACCATCCCAGTGGGCCAGCGCAAACTGGGTCCGTGCCCCACTACCATCTTCCTTTTCGCTCGGGAACATCGCCTGTAATTCTTCGTAACTACTTACAGGAACGATATTTGCATCGCGAAACTCTTTTGCACGCTGGAACAGATTTGCCTGAATTTCGTGCAGCAGGTTTTCAATGAAATCGCTTGCTGATTCCATCGAAACACCCATCGTTTTGCCCGCTTTGCCTGGGATATCCCGTCGTGCAACAACGCACGCCTGCTTTTCCAGGTCTTTGGGGCCAATTTCGACACGCACCGGCACCCCACGCAGTTCCCATTCGGCGAAACGGAAGCCAGGCATATTGGTGAAATCGCGATCGATCTTCACTTGAATTGGCTGGTAGCCAAAAAACTCGGTGCGTTGGCGTTGCCGTAATTTTTCTGCCAGTTCTTCCGCCACAGCAATACATGGTGCACGTTCGGCATCGTTTTTGCCCAGCGGACAGATCACCACGTGCGTGGGAGCCAATCGAGGGGGAATTACCAGGCCGTTATCGTCGGAGTGCGTCATAATCAGCCCACCGATCAGGCGAGTAGAAACGCCCCAACTGGTGGCCCACGCAAAATCTCGATTGCCCTTTTCGGTGGTGAATTGAACATCAAACGCTTTGGCGAAGTTCTGACCCAGAAAGTGGCTGGTGCCCGCCTGCAGGGCTTTGCCATCCTGCATCATCGCTTCAATACAAAGCGTGTAGACCGCACCGGGGAACTTCTGGCCATCGCTTTTGGTGCCAACAATCACGGGCATGGCCATCCATTCTTCCGCAAACTGCTGGTACACTTTCACCATCCGGTGCGTTTCTTCTTCCGCTTCTTCGGCAGTGGCATGGGCCGTGTGGCCTTCCTGCCACAGAAACTCCGCCGTTCGCAGAAACAGGCGAGTTCTCATCTCCCAACGCACCACGTTGGCCCACTGATTAATCAGCAGGGGCAGGTCGCGGTAGCTTTCAATCCACGATTTGTATGTGTTCCAGATAATCGTTTCGGATGTGGGACGGACAATCAGTTCTTCGGTTAATTTTGCTTCCGGATCAACTTCAATCACCCCATCTTTCGAACGCAGCCGATAATGGGTGACGACAGCACACTCTTTGGCAAAGCCTTCCGCCATCTGCTCTTCCCGCTGGAAAAAACTTTTGGGAATAAACAGCGGGAAATAGGCATTGGAATGCCCGGTAGCCTTGAACAGGCCATCCAAACCGCGTTGCATATTCTCCCACAGGGCGTAACCGTTCGGTTTGATGACCATGCAGCCACGTACGTCCGAATTTTCCGCCAGCCCCGCCCGATCAACGATTTCCAGATACCACTTGGAATAATTTGTTTCTCGAGAGGTGATTTTTTTGTCGTCCGCCATACCAGCCTGTTTCCGGAAATTAAGATGGTCTTCATCTTATGAAAATCATCGCCCACCAAAAGAAGGAGGGTGGGCAGAGATCGAAAAGCCTTGGGCAGATTGAAAGATGAGAAAATTTTGCTGAAATTGGTGCACCACAGAAAAATTAACGACTCAAGTTCAGGAATAAAGGTGGGATATTAACGATGAGTCAGGCACGAATTCACGTGCAAGAAGAATATTTTGCCCAGACTGTTCAAATTAACTCCATTTTTAGGTATACTAACTAAGTTAAACCTACCACTGATGAGACACATTCTCATGAATAAGACCTCCATCCTGATTCGACCTTTGGAAATTCTCGAAGATCGCTCGGTTCCAGCAGTTTTTTCTTTTGCTGGTTTCGATTTTGAACAAGATAGCACTCCCGATGTGCAGACTTTATTAGCTGCCGGCACCTATTCGGGAGCAATTGTAACCAACGTACCGACCTCGGCGACTGGCTCCATCAGCAACTTTCCTGACTCAACTACTGGTTTTACTAACAGCCTTTCCTTCGGGAACCTGGTCAATAACACTGGCACGGTACGTGCGTTGAATCTTCCCAACGGGAATAACGGAACCGCCAATCGAAGTGGGCTGGAACTGAGTTGGTCGGGTAACCGTGGTTTAACAAATGCCACTGGCGACGATTTTGTCGTCTACGAATCCGGCTCCAACAGCACCACCCCAGAGGGGTTTATGGTGCAGGTACGCAATTTTTCTACTGGGACCTGGTCGAGCTGGTACCACCAACCTGCAGATTCATTCGCGGTGACCAATGGTGCAGAAGGTGGGTTTGCCCACGCTTTTGATCTCAGCGACATGGGTTTGGGTGCCACCGATATCATTGATCGAATTCGCATCGTAAATCTGACAGATGAAGACCGGATGGTGGATAGCAGTGGTGCAGGGGAAGTTATCCCAGAGGATAACGATGCTACAAGTACATTTCTACCTGATCCCGGCTCACTGGCGGGATTCACAAATTTCGGTGCATCTACTTTGGATCCCGATCCGATCTATCTGGGGGTATTCAACGCTCTGACTGATTTGCCATCCCCATTCACATTTGCTGGTTTTGAGTTCTACCAGGAGAACACCCCCGATATATCCAATCCTTTGCAGCCGGGCACGTTTAACGGGGTTACCGTTACCAACATTCCCAGCAGTGCAACAGGATCCGTGGGTTTTCCAGATTTACCTGCGACAGGATTTACAACCTCATTGACTTTAGGAACGTACCTGAATAACACCGGAACTTCCCGCGCGTTGAATTTGCCAGCAGGAAACAACGGCTCTACTACTCGCAGTGGACTGGAACTGAGTTGGTCTGCCAATAGGGGCTTTGCAAACAATGCAGGTGACGATCTCGTTTTCTACGAATCTGGATCGTTGAATACACCTGAAGGATTCATCATTCAGGCATTCAATTCGAGCACCCAATCCTGGTCGCCTTGGTATTATGAGCCTGCGGATGCATTTTCAAACTATACAACTGGTTCCGATGGAGCGTTTGCCACAGCGATCGATTTGAGCGATCTAGGAATTGCAGATGGCGAGATTATCAGTCGCATCCGTATTGTCAATTTGATCCTCTCTGACCGCACAGTGAATTCAAGTGGTATCGGCGAAATTCTGCCGGAAGATAACGGTGCCAC is part of the Zavarzinella sp. genome and harbors:
- the lptB gene encoding LPS export ABC transporter ATP-binding protein is translated as MALLEAQGLVKIYGKRKVVDGVSFEVNAGEVVGLLGPNGAGKTTSFRMTTGQITPNDGLVTFAGENVTTLPMFRRARLGMGYLTQEQSIFRKLTVEKNLLAILEALPQSRSLQRKLTRKERWDRTEEMLERFQLTHVRHNTAARCSGGEKRRLEIARCLACEPLLILLDEPFAAVDPKTTEDIRKNIRDLAEHGIGILLTDHNVREVLKITDRSYLIKDGKVVTKGTPAQLINDPIAINEYLGTTFTDNTFVGM
- a CDS encoding replication-associated recombination protein A, whose translation is MRPRTLDEFVGQEHFIGEGKLLRRMLLADRLNSLVFYGPAGTGKTALAQVIAHHSKSHFQPMNAVSAGSKEVREVLEHARQRLDLHGERTILFLDEIHRFNKAQQDILLPDVEDGVVILIGATTENPFFSINTPLLSRSQIFTFEPLSKEHIKRLIQRALKDTERGFGELQIQLDPDALEFLATMADGDARRALTALEIGVRSSLEEPIHITLEVAQESIQRKLIGFDPTGDTHYDLASAFIKSMRGSDPNAAMYWLARMLEAGEDPRFIARRIVICASEDVGNADPMALLVAHGAWQSVEAVGLPECQLALAQAVAYIACAPKSNRVTLAIMQARKDARDGQTIPVPKHLKDAHYAGAKTFEHGVDYQYAHDFSGGFVQQEYLGVERCYYEPTDRGKEAEMLATLQRLFPQLYKQTGGTQDSPPSTIEQNDNP
- the rho gene encoding transcription termination factor Rho produces the protein MKLDDLYRLPMQKLFAQAEAEGIGEHSGMNRAQLIVAIVRRQIERGEVVRGSGTLEVLTDGYGFLRSQAHSYLASPEDIYVSPSQIRRMGLKTGLVVEGPIRLPVEGQDNFALMQVELVNNESPEQSNNITNFEDLTPLHPDARFILETTPEEYSGRVVDLTTPIGKGQRGLIVSPPRAGKTVLLQRMALSILKNHPDCYVIILLIDERPEEVTDMQRVVVGKNVEVVASTFDEPSDQHIRVSEIVLEKAKRLVERKKDVVILMDSITRLARAYNTEAPGGGKLLSGGLDSNAMQKPKRFFGAARNVEEGGSLTIIATALIDTGSRMDDVIFEEFKGTGNMEVHLDRRLVDKRIWPAIDVTRSGTRKEELLVHPEELERSRLLRRVLSDMSPTEAMEMLLSRLKRNKTNAEFLLGMNL
- the cmk gene encoding (d)CMP kinase, with the protein product MKAPEPWTITIDGPAGSGKSTVAKALAAELGVTYLNTGAMYRAVALACQRGNIAYDQQDQVTDLLQTTTLAQVGDRIILNGTDETETLDAYGTEASKIAVFPYVRTFLVNIQQQIGQQQNLVSDGRDQGTVVFPNAALKFYIIATAEVRAERRLQKLKLDGRTADFEQLRLEFIERDCRDMTRSAGPLVRPRGATVICTDHYSETELLNLLLKEVRACCLG
- the proS gene encoding proline--tRNA ligase; this translates as MADDKKITSRETNYSKWYLEIVDRAGLAENSDVRGCMVIKPNGYALWENMQRGLDGLFKATGHSNAYFPLFIPKSFFQREEQMAEGFAKECAVVTHYRLRSKDGVIEVDPEAKLTEELIVRPTSETIIWNTYKSWIESYRDLPLLINQWANVVRWEMRTRLFLRTAEFLWQEGHTAHATAEEAEEETHRMVKVYQQFAEEWMAMPVIVGTKSDGQKFPGAVYTLCIEAMMQDGKALQAGTSHFLGQNFAKAFDVQFTTEKGNRDFAWATSWGVSTRLIGGLIMTHSDDNGLVIPPRLAPTHVVICPLGKNDAERAPCIAVAEELAEKLRQRQRTEFFGYQPIQVKIDRDFTNMPGFRFAEWELRGVPVRVEIGPKDLEKQACVVARRDIPGKAGKTMGVSMESASDFIENLLHEIQANLFQRAKEFRDANIVPVSSYEELQAMFPSEKEDGSGARTQFALAHWDGTRETEDRIQEETRCTIRCIPFDEPESEGKCIVTGKPSKKRVIIARAY
- a CDS encoding lysophospholipid acyltransferase family protein, yielding MLPWIARRWYDFAYFACTGWASIMHGLRVAGTANIPRTGPVMLLSNHQSFMDPPLVGLGANRYLSYLARRTLFRNPRFKAFIESLDAIPIDHKGFSKEGIQIVLDKLDKNCAILMFPEGERTHDGEVHPIKPGISLILRRSKAPIVPVGIAGAYYALNRFMKIPRLAPIFLPWCSARIAVCYGKAIYPHEIEHMGREELLDFLHKKMVEQFERAKMLQLGVQKQFLEQE
- a CDS encoding prolyl oligopeptidase family serine peptidase; translation: MIWISTVTSTHRRYTWILVVGMMFTFTTHPPAIFAQETSTKRWKVGGVDREGLVYVPTKAKTAPTPIVFVFHGHGGSSRNAFNSFAMHKAWPEAISVYLQGLNTPGQLTDPEGKKTGWQSKAGDQNDRDLKFFDTVLDSLKAEFKVDEKRIYSTGHSNGGGFTYLLWAERGDRFAAMAPSAAVGMRSLPNLKPKPMFHIASENDPLVKYAWQKRMIESIQKLNATTGSKLSETSKNCTLYPSKDGNDVVVFMHDGGHKFAGKDAVAAMVQFFQQHPKK